In the Nicotiana tabacum cultivar K326 chromosome 16, ASM71507v2, whole genome shotgun sequence genome, one interval contains:
- the LOC107803625 gene encoding low-temperature-induced cysteine proteinase: MAIHTSTLSISILVMLMFSVVSSSAAEDMSIISYNEKHHTNGESTVWRTDDEVMSLYESWLVEHKKVYNALGEKDKRFQIFKDNLRYIDEHNSVPDKSYKLGLTQFADLTNEEYKSIYLGTKPDGRSRLLNTQSDRYAPKVGDSLPDSVDWRKKGVLVDVKNQGQCGSCWAFSAVASIEAVNKIVTGNLISLSEQELVDCDTSDNQGCQGGLMDDAFKFVIQNGGIDTEEDYPYKAKDGKCDQARKNARVVTIDGYEDVPDNDEKALKKAVAGQPVSVAIEAGGKDFQHYKSGIFTGKCGAAVDHGVVAVGYGSENGMDYWIVRNSWGASWGEKGYLRMQRNIGNPKGLCGIATIASYPVKTGQNPPKPAPSPPPVKPPTQCDDYNECPAGTTCCCVYEYYKYCFAWGCCPMEGATCCKDHNSCCPHDYPVCNVKAGTCSISKNNPLGVKAMQHILAKPIGTFGNEGKKSPSS; this comes from the exons ATGGCGATTCATACTTCCACTCTCTCCATCTCCATACTTGTAATGCTCATGTTCTCCGTCGTATCATCATCGGCGGCGGAGGACATGTCCATTATAAGCTACAACGAAAAACATCACACGAACGGCGAGTCAACGGTCTGGCGAACAGACGATGAAGTCATGTCTTTATATGAATCTTGGCTAGTTGAACATAAGAAAGTGTACAACGCCTTAGGAGAAAAGGACAAACGGTTTCAGATCTTTAAAGATAACCTTAGATACATCGATGAACATAACTCTGtgcccgataaaagttacaagcTGGGTTTGACCCAGTTTGCAGATTTGACCAACGAGGAGTACAAGTCCATCTACTTGGGTACTAAGCCCGATGGTCGTAGCAGGTTGTTAAATACCCAAAGTGACCGTTATGCCCCTAAGGTCGGAGATAGTTTGCCGGATTCCGTTGACTGGAGGAAGAAAGGTGTTCTTGTTGACGTCAAAAATCAAGGGCAATGTG GGAGTTGTTGGGCTTTCTCAGCAGTTGCTTCAATTGAAGCAGTAAACAAGATAGTGACAGGTAATCTGATCTCGTTATCTGAACAAGAGCTGGTAGATTGTGATACGTCCGATAACCAAGGCTGTCAAGGGGGTCTAATGGACGATGCCTTTAAATTCGTCATTCAAAATGGAGGAATAGACACTGAGGAAGATTATCCTTACAAAGCCAAAGATGGAAAATGCGACCAAGCAAGG AAAAATGCCAGGGTTGTCACCATCGACGGGTATGAAGATGTTCCTGATAATGATGAAAAGGCACTGAAAAAGGCCGTTGCTGGTCAACCCGTCAGCGTTGCTATCGAAGCTGGTGGCAAAGACTTCCAGCACTATAAATCG GGTATCTTTACCGGAAAATGTGGTGCAGCAGTGGACCATGGTGTGGTTGCAGTAGGGTATGGTAGTGAAAATGGCATGGATTATTGGATTGTGAGGAACTCGTGGGGTGCTTCGTGGGGTGAAAAGGGCTACCTCAGGATGCAGCGAAACATTGGCAACCCCAAGGGTTTGTGTGGTATTGCTACGATTGCTTCTTACCCTGTAAAGACAGGCCAAAACCCTCCAAAACCAGCTCCATCTCCTCCACCAGTCAAGCCGCCCACTCAATGTGATGATTATAACGAATGCCCAGCTGGAACGACGTGCTGCTGTGTCTACGAGTACTATAAATACTGCTTTGCTTGGGGTTGTTGTCCCATGGAAGGAGCTACTTGCTGTAAAGACCATAACAGTTGCTGCCCACATGATTATCCTGTCTGCAATGTTAAAGCAGGCACCTGCTCAATT AGCAAGAACAACCCACTAGGAGTCAAAGCAATGCAGCACATTCTGGCCAAACCTATTGGTACCTTCGGAAATGAGGGAAAGAAGAGCCCTTCTTCTTGA
- the LOC107803624 gene encoding putative carbohydrate esterase At4g34215 codes for MLPGKSQEVILIVTLVVFFFNISWVMSPVKVKESHKGGNKNLQVFILAGQSNMAGNGGVHRQIESGVVTNLSWDGFVPKECKPNPKILRFNAAEKWEKAHEPLNYGIDCLRACGLGPGMAFANEILKKDPEFGVIGLVPCAKGGTPLHKWRRGSSPYDSLIRRAKFAVKNGGNIRALFWYHGESDGKSKNTSSLYKKNLDNFFQDLRSDLHAPTLPIFEVIIPYPKEPFVGPYIEEVRAAQLGINISNVIKIDAEGLELGSDGLHLTTPAQVQLGHMFAHAFLRFNNFPFLNRYVLPFNIFS; via the exons ATGTTGCCAGGTAAGAGCCAAGAAGTTATATTGATTGTTACATTAGTTGTGTTTTTCTTTAACATAAGTTGGGTGATGAGTCCTGTTAAAGTGAAAGAAAGCCACAAAGGTGGCAATAAGAATTTACAAGTGTTCATATTAGCAGGACAAAGCAATATGGCTGGAAATGGAGGAGTCCATAGGCAAATTGAAAGTGGGGTTGTCACCAATCTAAGTTGGGATGGTTTTGTGCCTAAAGAATGTAAACCAAATCCAAAAATTTTACGATTCAATGCAgctgaaaaatgggaaaaagctCATGAGCCACTGAATTATGGGATTGATTGTTTACGCGCTTGTGGACTCGGACCTGGAATGGCTTTTGCTAATGAGATACTTAAAAAAGATCCTGAATTTGGTGTTATAGGTCTAGTACCTTGCGCTAAAGGAGGCACACCATTACATAAATGGAGACGTGGATCTAGTCCTTATGATTCTTTGATTAGAAGAGCAAAATTTGCtgtcaaaaatggaggaaatattAGGGCATTATTTTGGTATCATGGGGAGAGCGATGgtaaatcaaagaatacatcaAGTTTGTATAAGAAAAACTTGGATAACTTCTTTCAAGACTTGCGTAGTGACTTACATGCTCCTACCCTCCCCATTTTCGAG GTTATCATACCATACCCAAAGGAACCATTCGTAGGGCCATATATAGAAGAAGTGAGAGCAGCTCAATTGGGAATTAACATCTCAAATGTGATAAAAATAGATGCAGAGGGACTAGAATTGGGTTCAGATGGCCTTCATCTCACTACCCCTGCCCAAGTTCAACTTGGTCATATGTTTGCTCATGCATTTCTCAGATTTAATAATTTTCCCTTTCTAAATAGATATGTTTTACCTTTTAATATATTCTCTTAA